In a genomic window of Ralstonia nicotianae:
- a CDS encoding sensor histidine kinase, protein MLDLEQVGWATDGVTSASLLYAGEERGEMAAMNDEDSGDAQVDAGAVCRYRGRCAGPCQRLATDVADPAELADLDCIRSFRQRDVIVYLALTAVVTVLCFVGAYRYFFTKGMGALDATAGRALSLYSQRLEREIDKFGMLPLAMSMNRDVIDYLGGDRSPARGQALTRTLRALNDGTGALQTYVIDSTNHVIASSNGGEPGTFIGRDLSYRPYVQQAKAGRVEGYYAVGTTGNTAGYYLATAVENNGRRLGIVATKIGLDRLEHYWLGSIERRVVVLDENGVVVLSSRPEWKGRVTRALTDAQRQHLYDTQQYNRAPLATLVWQSIAPAFGEKRFVRVGLGDSTQDYLAVSTVAPGLAMQLVVLVDPTDARRLAFAEAGLVAILVALVALAAHIVYEKRLTAQEQRLSREALHVAYERLKEQFERRSEQLRIANEWLRREVAERVESEGKLRSYQDELIRTENLAVIGQMSAGLAHEINQPLAAMATLSENAARFLQRGDHDTAAFNLGRIGELVTRMSTLTGRLRSFARRSDGEIAVVPLAASIDSALALLQHRLKKEAVALRVVAPSRPLRAFCETVRLEQVLVNLLSNAVEATETSEVREIEIRWRREGDSAVVEILDTGVGLSDTVQAKLFEPFFTTKKASGLGLGLAICADIAVGFGGSLTAQNRPEGGALFRLTLRAEQEERR, encoded by the coding sequence TTGCTTGATCTCGAGCAAGTCGGTTGGGCAACCGATGGAGTAACGTCCGCAAGCCTGCTCTACGCGGGTGAAGAACGAGGCGAGATGGCGGCAATGAACGATGAAGACAGCGGCGACGCGCAAGTGGATGCGGGTGCCGTATGCCGCTACCGGGGGCGCTGTGCGGGGCCGTGCCAGCGCCTGGCAACCGACGTTGCCGATCCGGCCGAACTCGCCGATCTCGACTGCATCCGCTCGTTCCGGCAGCGCGACGTCATCGTCTATCTCGCGCTGACAGCCGTCGTCACCGTCCTGTGCTTCGTCGGGGCCTACCGCTATTTCTTCACGAAAGGCATGGGCGCCCTGGACGCAACGGCCGGCCGTGCGTTGTCGCTGTACTCACAGCGGCTCGAACGCGAGATCGACAAGTTCGGCATGCTGCCGCTGGCAATGTCGATGAACCGCGATGTGATCGACTATCTCGGCGGCGACCGCTCGCCCGCACGCGGCCAAGCGCTGACGCGCACGCTGCGCGCGCTCAACGACGGCACGGGTGCCCTGCAGACCTACGTGATCGACTCGACGAACCACGTGATCGCATCATCAAACGGCGGCGAACCTGGCACCTTCATCGGCCGCGATCTGTCGTACCGGCCGTACGTGCAGCAGGCAAAGGCCGGACGCGTCGAGGGCTATTACGCGGTCGGCACCACCGGCAACACGGCCGGCTATTACCTCGCGACCGCGGTCGAGAACAACGGGCGTCGGCTCGGCATCGTCGCGACCAAGATCGGACTCGACAGGCTTGAGCACTACTGGCTCGGCAGCATCGAGCGCCGGGTGGTCGTGCTCGACGAGAACGGCGTCGTCGTGCTGTCGTCGCGCCCCGAATGGAAAGGCCGCGTCACCCGCGCGTTGACCGATGCGCAACGGCAGCACCTGTACGACACGCAGCAGTACAACCGCGCGCCGCTGGCGACCCTCGTATGGCAAAGCATTGCGCCCGCGTTCGGCGAGAAGCGGTTCGTGCGGGTCGGGCTTGGCGACAGCACGCAAGACTACCTGGCGGTGTCGACTGTCGCGCCGGGCCTCGCGATGCAGCTCGTCGTGCTGGTCGATCCGACCGACGCGCGGCGTCTGGCGTTCGCGGAGGCGGGGCTGGTGGCGATCCTTGTCGCGCTCGTCGCGCTAGCGGCGCATATCGTCTACGAAAAACGGCTGACCGCGCAGGAACAACGGCTGTCGCGCGAAGCGCTGCACGTGGCGTACGAGCGGCTGAAGGAGCAGTTCGAGCGACGCAGCGAGCAGTTGCGCATCGCGAACGAATGGCTGCGGCGCGAGGTTGCCGAGCGGGTCGAATCCGAGGGCAAGCTGCGCAGCTATCAGGACGAGTTGATCCGCACCGAGAACCTTGCCGTGATCGGCCAGATGTCCGCGGGGCTCGCGCACGAGATCAACCAGCCGCTCGCGGCCATGGCGACGCTGTCGGAAAACGCCGCGCGCTTCCTGCAACGCGGCGACCACGACACCGCCGCGTTCAACCTTGGCCGCATCGGCGAGCTGGTCACGCGCATGAGTACCCTGACCGGGCGCTTGCGTTCGTTTGCGCGCCGCTCCGATGGCGAGATCGCCGTCGTGCCGCTCGCGGCGTCGATCGATAGCGCGCTCGCGCTGCTGCAGCACCGCTTGAAAAAGGAGGCGGTTGCGCTGCGCGTCGTTGCGCCGTCACGGCCGCTGCGAGCATTCTGCGAGACCGTGCGGCTTGAACAGGTGCTCGTGAACCTGCTGTCGAACGCGGTCGAAGCGACGGAGACGAGCGAGGTGCGCGAGATCGAGATCCGCTGGCGACGAGAGGGCGACAGCGCGGTCGTCGAGATTCTCGATACCGGCGTCGGCTTGTCCGACACCGTGCAGGCGAAGCTCTTCGAGCCGTTCTTCACGACGAAGAAGGCGAGCGGGCTCGGGCTCGGCCTTGCGATCTGCGCCGATATTGCCGTGGGCTTCGGTGGCAGCCTCACCGCGCAGAACCGGCCCGAGGGCGGCGCGCTGTTCCGCCTGACGCTCAGGGCCGAACAGGAAGAAAGAAGATGA
- a CDS encoding alpha-hydroxy acid oxidase, protein MKSALTIADLKEQARRRVPKMFFDYADSGSWTEGTYRANEADFSAIKLRQRVLVDMSGRSLDTTMAGQAVSMPVALAPTGLTGMQHADGEILAAQAAEAFGVPFSLSTMSICSIEDVAAHTTRPFWFQLYVMRDRSFIEALIERAKAARCSALIVTLDLQIIGQRHKDVRNRLSAPPKITPLHLWQMACRPRWCLNMARTKRRSFGNIVGHAKNVSDLSSLSVWTAEQFDPRLSWKDVEWIKSRWGGKLILKGILDEDDARAAAASGADALVVSNHGGRQLDGAPSSIEVLPRIVDAVGDRIELHLDSGIRSGQDVLKAVALGARGVYIGRPFLYGLGAGGRRGVTRALEIIRSELDVTMALTGKRLITDVDRSVLVERGPGR, encoded by the coding sequence ATGAAGAGCGCATTGACCATCGCTGATCTGAAGGAGCAGGCGCGGCGCCGCGTGCCGAAGATGTTCTTCGACTACGCCGACAGCGGCTCATGGACCGAAGGGACGTATCGCGCGAACGAGGCCGATTTCAGCGCGATCAAGCTGCGTCAGCGCGTGCTGGTGGACATGAGCGGCCGCTCGCTCGATACGACGATGGCCGGGCAGGCGGTATCGATGCCGGTCGCGCTCGCGCCGACCGGCCTCACCGGCATGCAGCACGCGGACGGCGAGATTCTCGCCGCGCAGGCCGCCGAAGCGTTCGGTGTGCCGTTCTCGCTGTCGACGATGAGCATCTGCTCGATCGAGGACGTCGCGGCGCACACCACGCGGCCGTTCTGGTTCCAGCTCTATGTGATGCGGGATCGGAGCTTCATCGAGGCGCTGATCGAGCGTGCCAAGGCTGCGCGCTGCTCCGCGCTGATCGTCACGCTCGACCTGCAGATCATCGGCCAGCGCCACAAGGACGTGCGTAACCGACTGTCCGCGCCGCCGAAGATCACGCCGCTTCACCTGTGGCAGATGGCATGCCGCCCGCGCTGGTGCCTGAACATGGCGCGCACGAAGCGCCGCTCGTTCGGCAACATTGTCGGCCATGCCAAGAACGTGTCCGACCTGTCGTCGCTGTCGGTGTGGACGGCCGAGCAGTTCGATCCGCGGCTGTCGTGGAAAGACGTCGAGTGGATCAAGTCACGGTGGGGAGGCAAGCTGATCCTCAAGGGCATTCTCGACGAGGACGATGCGCGCGCGGCGGCGGCGAGCGGCGCCGACGCGCTCGTCGTGTCGAATCACGGCGGACGCCAGCTCGATGGCGCGCCGTCGTCGATCGAGGTCTTGCCGCGTATCGTCGATGCTGTCGGCGATCGTATCGAGCTGCATCTGGATAGCGGCATCCGCTCCGGGCAGGACGTCTTGAAGGCGGTCGCGCTCGGCGCTCGCGGCGTCTACATCGGTCGACCGTTTCTGTACGGGCTCGGCGCGGGCGGCCGGCGCGGCGTGACACGCGCGCTGGAGATCATCCGCAGCGAGCTCGACGTCACGATGGCGTTGACCGGCAAGCGGCTCATTACCGACGTCGATCGCTCGGTGCTCGTCGAGCGCGGCCCTGGCCGCTGA
- a CDS encoding sigma-54-dependent transcriptional regulator, which yields MNWNDDVEVMVIEDEDDVRLGCLQALQLEGLRAAGYDSVERVPRTLPRDARYVVVSDIRLPGMDGMAFLRQLVERDADLPVILITGHGDVQTAVQAMRGGAYDFIQKPFQSHELVAVVKRALEKRTLALEVRQLRHQAVACDGLESRIIGRSPAVSALRELVEDLAPLPTDALIHGETGTGKELIARCLHDLSGRKGPFVALNCGGLPETLFDSEIFGHEAGSFSGATKQRIGKIEYAQGGTLFLDEIESMSMPMQVKLLRVLQERVVERLGSNRPIPVDFRVIAATKSDLLALADEGKFRADLHFRLNVAVLELPPLRARQEDIPLLFDTFVRQAAQRLARPAPPVREAMVRELLAHKWPGNVRELRNEAERYVLGLKRGADAETGPMPLADTVDAFERCLILEELRRHQGNLSRAAEAMLIPKTTLFGKIRKHDIRHQEY from the coding sequence ATGAACTGGAACGACGACGTCGAAGTGATGGTGATTGAGGACGAAGACGACGTCCGCCTCGGGTGCCTGCAGGCGCTGCAGCTCGAAGGGCTGCGCGCGGCCGGTTATGACAGCGTCGAGCGTGTGCCGCGCACGCTGCCGCGCGATGCACGCTATGTCGTCGTGTCCGACATTCGCTTGCCGGGCATGGATGGGATGGCATTCCTGCGCCAGTTGGTCGAACGCGACGCCGACCTGCCGGTGATCCTGATCACGGGCCATGGCGATGTGCAGACCGCCGTGCAGGCCATGCGCGGCGGTGCGTATGACTTCATCCAGAAGCCGTTTCAGTCGCATGAGCTCGTAGCGGTCGTCAAGCGTGCCCTTGAGAAGCGCACGCTTGCGCTCGAAGTGCGCCAGCTGCGCCACCAAGCCGTCGCGTGCGATGGGCTTGAGAGCCGCATCATCGGCCGGTCGCCGGCGGTCAGCGCGTTGCGCGAACTGGTCGAGGACCTCGCGCCGTTGCCGACCGACGCGCTGATCCACGGTGAGACCGGCACGGGCAAGGAGCTGATCGCGCGTTGCCTGCACGACCTGTCCGGGCGCAAGGGGCCGTTCGTCGCGCTGAACTGCGGCGGTTTGCCCGAGACGCTGTTCGACAGCGAAATCTTCGGTCACGAGGCCGGCTCCTTCTCCGGCGCGACGAAGCAGCGCATCGGCAAGATCGAGTATGCGCAGGGTGGCACGCTCTTTCTCGACGAGATCGAGAGCATGTCGATGCCGATGCAGGTCAAGCTGCTGCGCGTCCTGCAGGAGCGTGTGGTCGAGCGGCTCGGCTCGAACCGGCCGATTCCGGTCGACTTTCGTGTGATCGCCGCGACCAAGTCCGATCTGCTCGCGCTTGCCGACGAGGGCAAGTTCCGCGCGGACCTGCATTTCCGGTTGAACGTCGCGGTGCTCGAATTGCCCCCGTTGCGTGCACGGCAGGAGGATATCCCGCTGCTGTTCGATACATTCGTGAGACAGGCCGCGCAGCGGCTGGCGCGACCCGCGCCGCCCGTGCGCGAAGCGATGGTGCGCGAGCTGCTCGCGCACAAGTGGCCGGGCAACGTCCGCGAACTGCGCAACGAAGCCGAGCGCTATGTGCTCGGCCTGAAGCGCGGCGCGGACGCCGAGACCGGACCGATGCCGCTTGCCGACACGGTCGACGCGTTCGAGCGCTGCCTGATCCTCGAGGAGCTGCGCAGGCACCAGGGCAATCTGTCGCGCGCGGCCGAAGCGATGCTGATCCCGAAGACCACGCTGTTCGGCAAGATCCGTAAGCACGACATCCGCCATCAGGAATATTGA
- a CDS encoding NAD-dependent malic enzyme — protein sequence MVTSHAIENKKPAVAHPIAPLTGAALLHDPALNKGSAFTREERCRLGLEGLLPHAVEPLDRQVERVLSHLDALSDDLARYVYLIDLEARNETVFYRTIMSDPRRFIPILYDPTVADACLEFGNLYRRARGMYITRDMKGRIADVLRNWPERDVRFICVSTGGRILGLGDIGANGMGIPIGKLQLYTACAAVPPSCLLPVLFDIGTTNEQLRADPFYMGTREQPLPEAELDALTEEFIQAVQEVFPDCCVHFEDWKGTDAIRMLERYRDRILCYNDDIQGTASVVLAGIAAAMNQTGGRLADQRILFLGAGSAGIGIAKLIGAELQTKGLSAEQARERIRLFDVNGLIEASRADLTDAQKPWAHTDRPTNRLLDVIEHFKPTILIGVSTKGGAFTQDIVEAMARLNERPVIFALSNPTTKAECTAEQAYTWSQGRALFAAGVQFPEFEMDGHTYRPGQANNFYIYPAIGLATYACRPTRLNDECFIVAAHATADQVGPSLQAKGMLFPSQEHILETEITTASRIAEYMFDAGLAQVPRPREIRAWIESLLYRPAY from the coding sequence ATGGTTACCAGCCACGCTATCGAAAACAAGAAGCCTGCCGTTGCCCATCCCATCGCACCGCTGACCGGCGCAGCGCTGCTGCACGACCCGGCGCTCAACAAAGGGTCGGCCTTCACGCGCGAGGAGCGCTGCCGGCTCGGACTGGAAGGGCTGCTGCCGCATGCGGTCGAGCCGCTCGACCGCCAGGTCGAACGCGTGCTGTCGCATCTCGACGCGCTCAGCGACGATCTCGCGCGCTACGTCTACCTGATCGATCTCGAAGCGCGCAACGAGACGGTGTTCTACAGGACGATCATGTCGGACCCGCGGCGTTTCATCCCGATCCTCTACGATCCGACCGTGGCGGACGCATGCCTGGAGTTCGGCAACCTGTATCGCCGCGCGCGCGGGATGTACATTACCCGCGATATGAAAGGCCGGATCGCTGACGTGCTGCGCAACTGGCCGGAGCGCGATGTGCGCTTCATCTGCGTGTCGACCGGCGGCCGGATTCTCGGGCTCGGCGACATCGGCGCCAACGGGATGGGTATCCCGATCGGCAAGCTGCAGCTCTACACCGCATGCGCAGCCGTCCCGCCGTCGTGCCTGCTGCCGGTGCTCTTCGACATCGGTACCACGAACGAGCAGCTGCGCGCCGATCCGTTCTACATGGGCACGCGCGAGCAGCCGCTGCCGGAAGCCGAGCTCGACGCACTGACCGAAGAGTTCATCCAGGCCGTGCAGGAAGTCTTCCCGGACTGCTGCGTGCACTTCGAGGACTGGAAGGGCACCGACGCGATCCGCATGCTCGAGCGCTATCGCGACCGCATCCTCTGCTACAACGACGACATCCAGGGCACCGCGTCGGTCGTGCTCGCCGGGATCGCCGCCGCGATGAACCAGACGGGCGGCCGCCTCGCCGACCAGCGCATCCTGTTCCTCGGCGCGGGCTCGGCCGGCATCGGCATTGCGAAGCTGATCGGGGCGGAACTGCAGACCAAGGGCCTGTCGGCCGAACAGGCACGCGAGCGCATCCGGCTCTTCGACGTGAACGGTCTCATCGAGGCCTCGCGCGCCGACCTTACCGACGCGCAGAAGCCGTGGGCGCACACCGACAGGCCGACCAATCGCCTGCTCGACGTGATCGAGCACTTCAAGCCCACCATCCTGATCGGCGTGTCGACCAAGGGCGGCGCCTTCACACAGGACATCGTCGAGGCGATGGCCCGGCTCAACGAGCGGCCCGTCATCTTCGCGTTGTCGAACCCGACGACGAAGGCCGAATGCACGGCGGAACAGGCCTACACGTGGTCGCAGGGCCGCGCGCTGTTCGCCGCCGGTGTGCAGTTCCCCGAGTTCGAGATGGACGGCCACACGTACCGGCCCGGCCAGGCGAACAACTTCTACATCTACCCCGCGATCGGGCTGGCGACCTACGCATGCCGTCCGACACGGCTCAACGACGAGTGCTTCATCGTCGCCGCGCATGCGACGGCGGACCAGGTCGGCCCGTCGCTGCAGGCCAAGGGGATGCTGTTCCCGAGCCAGGAGCACATCCTGGAGACGGAGATCACGACGGCCAGCCGCATCGCCGAATACATGTTCGATGCCGGCCTTGCACAGGTGCCGCGCCCTCGTGAGATTCGCGCGTGGATCGAGAGCCTGCTCTATCGCCCGGCGTACTGA
- a CDS encoding sulfate ABC transporter substrate-binding protein translates to MIRKFVFNAIAAAIVAGGTVGAHAATTLLNVSYDPTRELYKEINAEFAKKWKAETGEEVTLRASHGGSGKQARSVIDGLEADVVTLALGYDVDAIAEKGLTGKDWQTRLPHNASPYTSTIVFLVRKGNPKGIKDWSDLVKPGIAVITPNPKTSGGARWNYLAAWAYALKQPGGSEATAKAFVQKLYKNVPVLDSGARGATTTFTERGIGDVLIAWEDEALLATRVEGKDKFDVVVPSVSILAEPPVAVVDKVADKRGTRKAAEAYLKFLYSPQGQEIGAKHFYRPTDPAVARRHESEFPKVKLVTIDDTFGGWQKAQKTHFADGGQFDQLYQPGSK, encoded by the coding sequence ATGATTCGCAAGTTCGTATTCAACGCTATCGCGGCGGCCATCGTGGCGGGGGGCACCGTGGGCGCGCACGCCGCCACGACGCTGCTGAACGTGTCGTATGACCCGACGCGCGAGCTGTACAAGGAGATCAACGCCGAGTTCGCCAAGAAGTGGAAGGCCGAGACCGGTGAAGAGGTGACCCTGCGCGCCTCGCACGGCGGCTCGGGCAAGCAGGCCCGCTCGGTCATCGACGGCCTGGAGGCCGACGTGGTGACGCTGGCGCTTGGCTACGACGTCGACGCCATCGCCGAGAAGGGGCTGACGGGCAAGGACTGGCAGACGCGGCTGCCGCACAATGCTTCGCCGTACACCTCGACCATCGTGTTCCTGGTGCGCAAGGGCAACCCGAAGGGCATCAAGGACTGGAGCGACCTGGTCAAGCCGGGCATCGCCGTCATCACGCCCAATCCGAAGACCTCGGGCGGCGCCCGCTGGAACTACCTGGCCGCGTGGGCTTATGCGCTCAAGCAGCCGGGCGGCTCGGAAGCGACGGCCAAGGCGTTTGTGCAGAAGCTGTACAAGAACGTGCCGGTGCTGGATTCCGGCGCGCGCGGCGCCACCACGACCTTCACCGAGCGCGGCATCGGCGATGTGCTGATCGCGTGGGAAGACGAGGCGCTGCTGGCCACGCGCGTGGAGGGCAAGGACAAGTTCGATGTGGTGGTGCCGTCCGTCTCCATCCTGGCCGAGCCGCCGGTGGCGGTGGTCGACAAGGTGGCCGACAAGAGGGGCACGCGCAAGGCGGCCGAGGCTTACCTCAAGTTCCTGTATTCGCCGCAGGGGCAGGAGATCGGCGCGAAGCACTTCTACCGGCCGACCGACCCGGCCGTGGCCAGGAGGCACGAGAGCGAATTCCCGAAGGTGAAGCTGGTGACCATCGACGACACCTTCGGCGGCTGGCAGAAGGCGCAGAAGACGCACTTCGCCGATGGCGGCCAGTTCGACCAGCTCTATCAACCCGGCAGCAAGTAA
- the aspT gene encoding aspartate-alanine antiporter: MSAIRHRPHPFRAWMTGYASEAKQKESFAMEYFVHTLRKYPEIALFLTIGVGFWIGNLRLGKFNLGVVTSTLLAGLLIGQIGIKLPAALQSTFFAMFLFSVGYAVGPQFIRALRSDGLPQVVFSILVCIVGVATAIGLGKLFGYNAALTSGLLSGGYTNSTVLGVATDLIQQSGLPDAQLQSALALLPIAYAVTYPFGTIGSAYLLANIAPKVLRFDLAKECERYEREHGGGTAIGPTAYREYSARAFRLSNVELIGKTVLEVETLFNHEIFVRRMRVTEGEAIVDCTRDTVLTEGAVLAVSGGLASLLAYEGKFGPEVKDVPLLDFPTELLDLVVTNKRYAGKPLGEIVDSLFGEPGRGVFLTQVTRSDVSLPMRRELKVQRGDVLKILGARQDVAKIAKVLGYADRPVEGSDMAFMAFGIVAGSLVGALTIHLGGIPLSLGTAVGAIVAGIICGYLRSTMRTFGHIPGPAIWVFNNVGLNGFIACVGLNAALGFVGGIQHYGLTLFLAGTLVTAVPLIFGIVLGRYVFRFHPGILLGVCAGARSTTAALGSLQEVAKSNVPVIGYATGYAVSRLVMALLTIVVVKVF; this comes from the coding sequence ATGTCCGCCATCCGGCATCGACCGCATCCCTTTCGCGCCTGGATGACGGGCTATGCAAGCGAAGCTAAACAAAAAGAGTCTTTCGCCATGGAATACTTTGTCCACACTCTCCGGAAGTATCCGGAGATCGCGCTGTTTCTCACGATCGGCGTTGGTTTCTGGATCGGAAATCTGAGGCTCGGGAAGTTCAATCTCGGCGTCGTCACCTCGACGCTGCTCGCCGGGCTTCTGATCGGCCAGATCGGCATCAAGCTGCCGGCCGCGCTGCAATCGACGTTCTTCGCGATGTTCCTGTTCTCCGTCGGCTATGCCGTCGGCCCGCAGTTCATCCGCGCCCTGCGCAGCGATGGGTTGCCGCAGGTGGTCTTCTCCATCCTCGTCTGCATCGTCGGCGTGGCCACCGCAATCGGGCTCGGCAAGCTGTTCGGCTACAACGCGGCGCTCACCTCCGGCCTGCTGTCGGGCGGTTACACGAACTCGACCGTGCTTGGCGTGGCGACCGACCTGATCCAGCAGTCCGGCCTGCCCGACGCCCAGTTGCAGAGCGCGCTCGCGCTGCTGCCGATCGCGTACGCGGTCACGTACCCGTTCGGCACGATCGGCTCAGCCTATCTGCTCGCGAACATCGCGCCCAAGGTGCTGCGCTTCGACCTCGCGAAGGAATGCGAACGATATGAGCGTGAGCACGGCGGTGGCACCGCGATCGGCCCGACCGCCTACCGCGAATACTCGGCACGCGCATTCCGGTTGTCCAATGTCGAACTGATCGGCAAAACCGTGCTCGAAGTCGAGACGCTCTTCAATCATGAGATCTTCGTCCGGCGCATGCGCGTGACCGAAGGCGAGGCGATCGTCGACTGCACGCGCGACACCGTGCTGACCGAAGGCGCCGTGCTCGCCGTTTCCGGCGGCCTGGCATCGCTGCTTGCGTACGAAGGCAAGTTCGGCCCCGAAGTGAAGGACGTCCCGCTGCTCGACTTCCCGACCGAATTGCTCGACCTGGTTGTGACGAACAAGCGCTACGCCGGCAAACCGCTGGGCGAGATCGTCGATTCGCTGTTCGGTGAACCCGGCCGCGGCGTCTTCCTGACGCAGGTCACGCGCTCCGACGTATCGTTGCCGATGCGGCGTGAGCTCAAGGTCCAGCGCGGCGACGTGCTGAAGATTCTCGGCGCGCGCCAGGACGTCGCGAAGATCGCGAAGGTGCTCGGTTACGCGGACCGCCCCGTCGAAGGTTCCGACATGGCGTTCATGGCGTTCGGCATCGTCGCCGGCAGCCTGGTCGGCGCGCTGACGATCCACCTCGGCGGCATCCCGTTGAGCCTGGGCACCGCCGTCGGCGCGATCGTCGCCGGGATCATCTGCGGCTACCTGCGCTCGACCATGCGCACCTTCGGCCATATCCCCGGGCCGGCGATCTGGGTGTTCAACAACGTCGGCCTGAACGGGTTCATTGCGTGCGTGGGGCTCAACGCTGCGCTCGGGTTCGTCGGCGGCATCCAGCACTACGGCCTGACACTCTTCCTCGCCGGCACGCTGGTGACAGCCGTACCGCTCATCTTCGGCATCGTGCTCGGCCGGTATGTGTTCCGGTTCCATCCCGGCATCCTGCTTGGCGTGTGCGCGGGAGCGCGCTCGACGACGGCCGCGCTCGGTTCGCTGCAGGAAGTGGCGAAATCCAACGTGCCCGTGATCGGGTATGCGACCGGCTATGCGGTGTCGCGGCTCGTGATGGCGCTGTTGACGATCGTCGTCGTCAAGGTGTTCTAG
- a CDS encoding 4Fe-4S dicluster domain-containing protein — translation MTEEERITVTIDGRTIDVEPTLSIIEAAARCDALTANVGCMGQGVCGACRCLVRHDGEREVRTRLACETRVEPGMQVSFIDYFTPERPHRYDIGQFSDSWSAHRELMQVFPQAAACRHCGGCDRACPKGIEVQRGVALAVAGDLPGAAAVFDPCVMCNLCTLACPEHIWPNHLGLAARRVHTALSLRPVDLIARLAGIESPDGSPSKEQGR, via the coding sequence ATGACAGAAGAGGAACGCATCACCGTCACGATCGACGGCCGCACCATCGACGTGGAGCCAACGCTTTCGATTATCGAGGCCGCCGCGCGCTGCGACGCCTTGACCGCGAACGTGGGGTGCATGGGGCAAGGTGTCTGCGGCGCCTGCCGCTGCCTGGTGAGACACGACGGCGAGCGCGAGGTGCGCACGCGGCTTGCATGCGAGACACGCGTCGAGCCGGGGATGCAGGTGAGCTTCATTGACTACTTCACGCCGGAGCGGCCGCACCGCTATGACATCGGCCAGTTCTCAGACAGCTGGAGCGCGCATCGCGAGCTGATGCAAGTGTTCCCGCAGGCCGCCGCCTGCCGCCACTGCGGCGGCTGCGACCGCGCGTGCCCGAAGGGCATCGAGGTGCAGCGCGGCGTCGCGCTTGCGGTCGCGGGCGACCTGCCCGGCGCGGCGGCCGTCTTCGACCCGTGCGTGATGTGCAACCTCTGCACGCTCGCCTGTCCCGAGCACATCTGGCCGAACCACCTTGGCCTGGCGGCACGCCGTGTCCATACCGCGCTTTCCCTGCGGCCCGTCGACCTGATCGCGCGGCTTGCCGGAATCGAAAGCCCGGACGGTTCACCATCGAAGGAGCAAGGACGATGA